Proteins encoded by one window of Cloeon dipterum chromosome 4, ieCloDipt1.1, whole genome shotgun sequence:
- the Dpm3 gene encoding dolichol-phosphate mannosyltransferase subunit 3, producing MTMLMQWLQVLVPAGVLWLSVAATFLKDKSFFEQESAFVQFLLLLPLLALIALGVYAAGTVLYKTFTFNDCTEASKDLQKDVAEAKEFLKKNKLVD from the exons ATGACGATGCTGATGCAGTGGCTGCAAGTGTTGGTGCCGGCTGGCGTCCTCTGGCTCTCGGTCGCCGCCACCTTCCTCAAGGACAAGAGCTTTTTTGAGCAGGAGTCGGCGTTCGTGCAGTTTCTCCTTCTGCTGCCTTTGCTAGCATTGATTGCACTTGGG GTGTACGCAGCCGGCACAGTTCTGTACAAAACCTTTACTTTTAATGATTGCACGGAAGCTTCAAAGGATTTGCAAAAa GATGTTGCAGAGGCCAAGGAATTCCTCAAAAAGAACAAACTCGTCGACTGA
- the LOC135943039 gene encoding thioredoxin domain-containing protein 11 yields the protein MSSTVDDAPDHADTAEKEKRGTDTYATYANMFFYVREVCFFLTIAVTSYAAIHNAPPLVSHTNAAVPFFKQNAHIVDFYTGDLSPAFEKISESDLTFVMYYAPWDAESQVVRAEFELLAAYYSHEVHFVAVNCWHPSGECRRHFNKVHHFPVLIAYPSLRSKGIQYRGVKKAYHMARFLKVVLRPLIRVHNQQDVLALITKHDAVMVSCVDISSSKSGYLAAYTSALRALERDPLQEVSFAVATSRKTCLTLGFDEDVALPSAKLHLWNETIDYEGDWQSDRLVKWVFSNIHQVAVWVTLPGSKSMSLAPYVEEGPALVMFTPRNPFFATSPYFDLLREIGLEYYNCNNNSLVSSLAQHLATRRATSKTEHRNEEKLCFTPIAKGDNYCPRTTSAPTCATVTLPAAINFTISTRLLREKAEKLKWDTSCEDAQQRLRSELWKAENCLVPLAEERLVVPNVNSTSITIDPKVLALRSTHKQLECKRLLLGRRLHVPVFPKKASPNEGFDFGQLRGLSCSNNRSLSLLAVDSLEFEAFAKYLGVDTSRTPDRTAVVIFNAAAETINVLSGPILKATLSSFLVNHTSNTLPRSIRTFHREEYQRACPSGSFCVRELNSSNFLPTVLNDSEDVVVLFHSPLCGMCGSASLTFLTIARLFRKTCNLRFVRVDGENNDLPWHYTMESYPAILFFPAQRKSESRIFPKTKVVSVQTLTHFVLANLRPESRLQSLLSLHGNKRQARLHTLTALHGLNSQYRLSKLNRSSILSRRRLKQRSQYLRLLHLALSDARLEAEATASLNRYYRLSTNLRA from the exons ATGTCTTCGACTGTCGACGACGCTCCGGATCATGCTGACACTGCTGAAAAGGAGAAACGTGGCACAGACACCTACGCGACATACGCTAACATGTTTTTCTACGTGAGAGAAGTCTGCTTCTTCCTGACCATCGCCGTCACGTCGTATGCCGCCATCCACAATGC GCCGCCGCTGGTGTCCCACACGAACGCGGCAGTGCCGTTTTTCAAGCAGAACGCGCACATCGTCGACTTCTACACCGGCGACCTGAGCCCGGCGTTCGAGAAGATCTCCGAGTCGGACCTGACGTTTGTCATGTACTACGCGCCCTGGGACGCGGAGAGCCAGGTCGTTCGGGCCGAGTTCGAACTGCTGGCCGCTTACTACAGCCACGAG GTGCACTTTGTGGCCGTCAACTGCTGGCACCCTTCAGGCGAGTGCAGACGCCACTTCAACAAGGTGCATCACTTTCCGGTGCTGATCGCGTATCCGTCGCTGCGCAGCAAGGGCATCCAGTATCGCGGCGTCAAGAAGGCCTACCACATGGCCAGGTTCCTCAAAGTCGTCCTCAGGCCGCTCATCAGGGTTCACAATCAGCAGGATGTGCTCGCGTTGATTACCAAACACGAC GCGGTGATGGTGAGCTGCGTGGACATATCAAGCAGCAAGTCTGGCTACCTGGCGGCATACACGTCGGCCCTGAGAGCCCTGGAGAGGGACCCTCTGCAGGAGGTGAGCTTCGCGGTGGCCACCAGCCGAAAAACTTGCTTGACGCTGGGCTTTGACGAGGACGTAGCCCTGCCGAGTGCCAAATTGCATCTTTGGAACGAAACAATC GACTACGAAGGCGACTGGCAGAGTGACAGGCTGGTCAAGTGGGTCTTCAGCAACATCCACCAGGTGGCCGTGTGGGTGACCCTGCCGGGCAGCAAGTCCATGTCGCTGGCGCCGTACGTCGAGGAGGGACCCGCCCTCGTCATGTTCACCCCGAGAAACCCCTTTTTCGCCACTTCCCCCTACTTTGACCTG TTGCGCGAGATCGGACTGGAGTACTACAATTGCAACAACAACAGTCTGGTCTCCTCTCTGGCGCAACACTTGGCCACTCGACGAGCAA CGAGCAAGACGGAGCATCGAAACGAAGAGAAGCTGTGCTTCACGCCAATCGCCAAGGGCGACAACTACTGCCCGCGCACCACCAGCGCGCCCACTTGCGCCACCGTCACCCTGCCGGCGGCCATCAACTTCACCATTAGCACCAGGCTGCTCAGGGAGAAGGCTGAAAAGCTCAAGTGGGACACCAGTTGCGAg GATGCACAGCAGAGACTGCGAAGCGAGCTTTGGAAGGCAGAGAACTGCCTGGTGCCTCTGGCAGAGGAGCGGCTGGTCGTTCCAAACGTGAACAGCACGTCCATCACGATCGACCCAAAGGTGCTGGCTCTGCGCAGCACGCACAAGCAGCTTGAGTGCAAGCGGCTGCTGCTCGGCAGACGACTCCACGTGCCCGTCTTTCCTAAGAAGGCTTCCCCCAAC GAGGGATTCGATTTCGGGCAGCTGCGAGGGCTGTCTTGCAGCAACAACAGGTCGCTGTCACTCCTCGCAGTGGATTCGCTCGAGTTTGAAGCGTTCGCTAAATACCTCGGCGTCGACACCTCTCGCACGCCTGATCGAACAGCCGTCGTCATTTTCAACGCAGCC gcCGAGACAATCAACGTGTTGAGCGGCCCGATTTTGAAAGCGACGCTGTCCTCCTTCCTGGTCAACCACACGTCGAACACCCTGCCCAGGTCCATTCGAACCTTCCACAGGGAAGAGTACCAGCGTGCCTGTCCTTCAGGCTCGTTCTGCGTGCGCGAACTCAATTCCAGCAACTTCTTGCCGACAGTTTTGAACGACTCCGAG GACGTGGTTGTGTTGTTCCACTCGCCGTTGTGCGGCATGTGCGGCAGCGCCAGCCTCACCTTCCTCACGATCGCCAGGTTGTTCAGGAAGACGTGCAACCTGCGCTTTGTGCGCGTCGACGGCGAGAACAACGACCTGCCGTGGCACTACACTATGGAATCCTACCCTGCCATCCTCTTCTTCCCAGCCCAGAG GAAATCTGAGAgccgcatttttccaaaaacaaaGGTGGTCAGCGTGCAGACCCTGACGCACTTTGTGCTGGCCAACCTGCGGCCTGAGTCGCGCCTCCAATCGCTGCTCAGTCTGCACGGCAATAAGAGGCAGGCCAGGCTCCACACCCTCACCGCCCTCCACGGCCTCAACTCGCAATACAGACTTTCAAAGTTGAACA GGTCTTCGATATTGTCGAGGCGGCGATTGAAGCAGCGGTCGCAGTACCTGCGGCTGCTGCACCTGGCGCTGAGTGACGCGCGGCTGGAGGCGGAGGCGACCGCCAGCCTGAACAGGTACTACCGCCTCTCGACCAATTTGCGGGCGTGA
- the twisted gene encoding protein O-mannosyl-transferase 2, protein MSELKERTKPAAKKNSKEWWFAFGVIVVATLLTRLYKIAEPEHVCWDETHFGKMGSWYIKRTFFFDVHPPLGKMLIGLSGYLTGYDGQFPFEKPGDVYENVNYLGMRLFCTLLGAATVPFAFVTVWELTESLEASFLASTLFLLDVGLITLNQYILLDPILLFFVMGSVLGMAKVGSQTYKAFSAQWYFWLVWTGVMLAGSISVKFVGLFVVLLVGLHTASQLWNILGDTSQPLTHVLKHFVARALCLILLPILLYVCFFYVHLKVLNHTGNGDGFYSSAFQSQLIGNSLHNASMPREVSYGAVVSLKNHRTGGGYLHSHWHLYPEGVGAHQQQITAYTHKDENNKWAIKSIAEIEPEDKDEVQILRHGQYVRLEHLVTKRNLHSHKEPAPMTRKHLQVTGYGENGTGDANDVWVVHIDGGVKNQPVLTVTSKFRLIHHLQKCVLTTSGKQLPKWGFEQQEVSCNPNFRDKNALWNVEDNFSPKLPNVTVQVYAPSFWERFLESHAVMLQGNAGLKPKEGEVTSKPWQWPINYKGQFFSGNQYRIYLLGNPVVWWSNLGFLALFCSVYFFQLLRHQRSPEVRSHEHKKLAAGVWLLVGWALHYFPFWIMGRVLYFHHYFPALMFNSMLSGVIISYILEVVKELLAEKVAFVFRHCLLGLFASSLAYSFYLFAPLAYGMTGASGNDPNSTMQSVRWLESWEF, encoded by the exons ATGTCTGAATTAAAGGAGAGAACGAAACCGGCTGCCAAAAAGAACTCCAAAGA ATGGTGGTTCGCGTTTGGCGTAATTGTCGTTGCGACGTTGCTCACAAGACTGTACAAAATTGCGGAGCCTGAGCACGTTTG ctggGATGAAACGCATTTCGGGAAAATGGGCAGTTGGTACATAAAGAGGACCTTCTTCTTCGACGTCCATCCCCCCCTTGGAAAA ATGTTAATAGGTTTATCCGGCTACCTGACTGGCTACGATGGGCAATTTCCCTTTGAAAAGCCTGGAGACGTTTACGAAAATGTAAACTACCTGGGAATGCGACTG TTCTGCACCTTGCTAGGAGCAGCGACCGTACCTTTTGCCTTCGTGACCGTGTGGGAACTGACCGAGTCCCTGGAAGCCTCATTTCTGGCCTCCACTCTCTTTCTGCTTG ATGTTGGACTGATTACGCTCAACCAGTATATTTTATTGGACCcgattttgctctttttcgtcatgggatccgtGCTTGGAATGGCCAAAGTTGGATCTCAGACCtacaa AGCATTTTCTGCGCAGTGGTATTTTTGGCTCGTCTGGACCGGCGTGATGCTGGCTGGTTCGATCAGTGTGAAATTCGTGGGGCTGTTTGTGGTGTTGCTTGTTGGTCTGCACACTGCATCTCAGCTGTGGAACATTCTCGGCGACACCAGTCAACCA CTGACTCATGTTTTGAAGCACTTTGTGGCCAGAGCTTTGTGCCTGATTCTCCTGCCAATTCTGCTTTATGTCTGCTTCTTCTATGTCCACCTCAAAGTGTTGAATCACAC TGGAAATGGAGACGGGTTTTACAGCTCGGCTTTCCAGTCGCAGCTCATTGGAAATTCCCTGCATAATGCCAGCATGCCCAGAg aGGTTTCTTACGGAGCTGTGGTGTCGCTGAAGAACCACCGGACGGGAGGCGGCTACCTGCACTCCCACTGGCACCTCTACCCTGAAGGGGTGGGTGCTCACCAGCAGCAGATCACGGCTTACACGCACAAGGACGAAAACAACAAGTGGGCCATAAAATCAATTGCTGAAATCGAGCCGGAAGACAAAGACGAGGTTCAAATTCTGCGGCATGGGCAGTACGTCCGTCTTGAGCACTTGGTCACCAAGAGAAATTTGCACTCGCACAAAGAGCCAGCGCCAATGACGAGGAAACACTTGCAAGTCACTGGATATGGAGAG AATGGAACTGGCGATGCAAATGACGTTTGGGTGGTGCACATAGACGGCGGAGTGAAAAACCAGCCCGTGCTGACAGTCACCAGCAAGTTCCGACTGATTCATCACCTGCAGAAGTGCGTGTTGACCACCTCAGGAAAGCAGCTGCCAAAATG GGGTTTTGAACAGCAGGAGGTGTCGTGCAACCCCAACTTCAGGGACAAGAACGCTCTGTGGAATGTCGAAGACAACTTTTCGCCCAAAT TGCCAAACGTGACCGTGCAAGTGTACGCGCCGAGCTTTTGGGAACGGTTTCTAGAGTCGCACGCCGTCATGTTGCAGGGCAACGCCGGTCTCAAGCCCAAGGAGGGCGAGGTCACCTCCAAACCCTGGCAGTGGCCTATTAATTACAAG ggtCAGTTCTTCTCCGGCAACCAGTATCGGATCTACCTGCTGGGCAACCCTGTGGTCTGGTGGTCCAACCTGGGCTTCCTGGCCCTCTTCTGCAGCGTTTACTTCTTCCAGCTGCTACGGCACCAGCGTTCGCCGGAAGTGCGAAGCCACGAGCACAAAAAACTGGCGGCCGGCGTGTGGCTGCTCGTTGGCTGGGCGCTCCACTACTTTCCATTCTGGATCATGGGCCGCGTCCTCTACTTCCACCACTATTTCCCAGCACTCATGTTCAATTCCATGCTCTCAG gGGTAATTATCAGCTACATCCTAGAAGTTGTGAAAGAGCTGCTGGCTGAAAAGGTGGCTTTTGTGTTCCGGCACTGCTTGCTTGGTTTATTTGCCTCGTCTCTGGCATACAG CTTTTATCTGTTTGCTCCTCTGGCGTACGGGATGACTGGAGCTTCTGGAAACGACCCCAACAGCACGATGCAGTCTGTCCGCTGGCTGGAATCTTGGGAGTTCTGA
- the LOC135943045 gene encoding uncharacterized protein LOC135943045: MRTKNFVVFLVCIICTSVYLCLFGSQRPTIENIVSQTHKQLNNLKSFKENLIDGEEKTLEVDLKYLNLIGLKRPPPVKYYPADAWTNSSLPVIVTAVTYDEEFNAIGFVRNAQHFAPNHTVMVYNLGLGQAELENVLRHCNHSRCVVVMFDLSQFPSHVDDNKLHAYRPLVIADAVIRAGVILYMDSDQRLTNGRLEVLQAAAERGGGVVSWPTRYAASTLTHPKMFDFFRTTPDNFLFVPMVLSSRLLVQNTKLVQEKLLLPWVQCALTAECLAPVGSQSSGCRFDKKPQYRYSGCHRYDNSALNLALALAFNFDDSKYLFPGKESFFRQAKSAEEGSSETSANLTGLVSNRNITPPDQNS; encoded by the exons ATGAGGACCAAGAACTTCGTGGTCTTCTTGGTCTGCATCATCTGCACCAGtgtttatttgtgtttgttcGGCAGTCAGCGGCCGACCATAGAGAATATCGTGTCCCAGACGCACAAGCAGCTGAACAACTTGAAATCTTTCAAA gaaaatttaatcgatGGCGAGGAGAAGACGCTGGAGGTGGATCTCAAGTACTTGAACCTGATCGGCCTGAAAAGGCCTCCGCCTGTCAAGTACTACCCCGCAGATGCGTGGACAAACTCCAGCCTGCCCGTGATTGTCACAGCC GTGACGTATGACGAGGAGTTTAACGCGATTGGATTCGTGCGGAACGCCCAGCACTTTGCGCCAAACCACACCGTCATGGTGTACAATTTGGGGCTTGGACAGGCTGAGcttgaaaat gttttgCGGCATTGTAACCATTCCCGGTGCGTGGTTGTCATGTTCGACTTGAGCCAGTTTCCCTCGCACGTTGATGACAACAAACTGCACGCCTACAGACCGCTTGTCATTGCGGATGCGGTCATCAG GGCCGGTGTGATTTTGTACATGGACAGCGACCAGCGTCTGACGAACGGTCGGCTGGAGGTGCTGCAGGCGGCGGCCGAGCGGGGCGGCGGCGTGGTGAGCTGGCCGACGCGCTACGCCGCCTCCACCCTGACGCACCCCAAGATGTTCGACTTCTTCCGCACGACGCCGGACAACTTCCTCTTCGTGCCGATGGTGCTCTCTTCGCGGCTGCTCGTTCAAAACACCAAGCTGGTGCAGGAAAAGCTGCTTCTGCCGTGGGTGCAGTGCGCGCTGACCGCCGAGTGCCTCGCCCCCGTCGGCTCCCAGTCCTCCGGCTGCAG ATTCGACAAAAAGCCGCAGTACCGATACTCGGGCTGCCACCGGTACGACAATTCTGCGTTGAACCTGGCGCTGGCCCTGGCGTTCAACTTCGACGACTCCAAGTACCTGTTCCCTGGCAAGGAGTCGTTTTTCCGGCAGGCAAAGAGCGCTGAGGAGGGCAGCTCGGAGACGAGCGCCAACCTGACGGGGCTGGTGTCCAACCGAAACATCACTCCTCCAGACCAAAACTCATAG
- the LOC135943047 gene encoding uncharacterized protein LOC135943047, protein MNRHPTPRPCPTLRFVIISLHLSGESARYKSVHPCPTGIQSLVSHLNTMATRVMFAFLGLLAVAQCLPAATTVNINQPEYQVSLNYYNDVDDAAEVTTTADALVAETAAKVVSSNKVEEPVAAAENEVVSTEAPASGAAEQSDHELKQQVTELANGAVRYAYQGQTQHDEQSSSRVSHSLVRNGPPAPPAPEKPYHEINLLPATQQGQVLAYHAGVAATNAISYQHQHLPPLPPLNPAHARLYREQIFTVNVAAPRYGYGYTVRGIERPSQE, encoded by the exons ATGAATCGCCACCCGACACCCCGGCCTTGCCCCACATTGCGTTTCGTAATAATTAGTTTGCACTTGTCGGGTGAAAGTGCAAGGTATAAAAGCGTGCATCCCTGCCCGACAGGCATTCAGTCGCTCGTCTCACATCTCAACACAATGGCAACCAGAGTT ATGTTTGCGTTTTTGGGCCTGCTGGCCGTGGCACAGTGCTTGCCCGCCGCCACCACGGTCAACATCAACCAACCTGAATACCAAGTCTCCCTCAACTACTACAACGACGTCGACGACGCCGCGGAGGTCACCACCACTGCCGACGCCCTCGTTGCCGAAACTGCTGCAAAGGTTGTGTCTTCAAACAAG GTCGAAGAACCAGTGGCAGCGGCCGAGAACGAGGTGGTGTCGACCGAGGCGCCGGCCAGCGGCGCCGCCGAGCAGAGCGATCACGAGCTGAAGCAGCAAGTGACCGAGTTGGCGAACGGCGCCGTGCGCTACGCCTACCAGGGCCAGACGCAGCACGACGAGCAGTCGAGCAGCCGCGTCAGCCACAGCCTGGTGCGCAACGGCCCCCCTGCCCCTCCCGCCCCCGAGAAGCCGTACCACGAGATCAACCTGCTGCCGGCCACGCAGCAGGGCCAGGTGCTCGCCTACCACGCTGGCGTCGCCGCCACCAACGCCATTTCCTACCAGCACCAGCACCTGCCCCCGCTGCCACCCCTCAACCCTGCCCACGCTCGCCTCTACCGCGAGCAGATCTTCACCGTTAATGTG GCTGCTCCGAGGTATGGTTACGGCTACACTGTGAGAGGAATCGAGCGTCCGAGCCAAGAATAA
- the mdlc gene encoding E3 ubiquitin-protein ligase RNF113A gives MVDDESKAAEQSKGPCVFKKFTRKAVARKRHDSDDEKGNLSGDSDSGDESQVVRKEKKRRLGNPLIQSSNSAKQPAKRAKCDSSSSSSEEEEAENKVGVSYKSRGAALNDGPKDQGATATLETETDFSRDAQAIYERSLAVNKELKGKEDDKVYRGMANYAQYYEKKDTAQGNAASGSVRKGPIRAPTNLRATVRWDYQPDICKDYKETGYCGFGDSCKFLHDRSDYKFGWQLEREAADGSYGADDDDPSKYEIHSDNEDLPFKCWICRDSFKNPVMSKCKHYFCEKCALENYKKTSKCAVCNAQTNGVFKPAKDIIERMSNAAEETKTQKATNSDSPLDSDSD, from the exons ATGGTTGACGATGAATCAAAAGCTGCTGAGCAGTCAAAAGGGCCGTGTGTCTTCAAAAAATTCACTCGCAAAGCTGTAGCACGCAAGCGGCACGATAGTGATGAcgaaaaag gaaatttaagTGGAGACAGTGATAGTGGTGATGAGTCTCAGGTCGTCAGAAAAGAGAAGAAGCGTCGGCTTGGAAATCCTTTGATCCAATCG TCGAATAGTGCCAAACAACCAGCTAAAAGGGCGAAATGTGACTCTAGCAGCAGTTCTAGCGAGGAGGAAGAAGCAGAAAACAAAGTGGGCGTTTCCTACAAGTCTCGAGGGGCGGCTTTGAACGACGGCCCAAAAGACCAAGGTGCCACTGCGACGCTGGAAACAGAAACAGATTTCTCTCGAGACGCCCAAGCCATCTACGAACGTTCCTTGGCCGTCAACAAA GAGCTGAAGGGAAAGGAAGACGATAAAGTCTACAGAGGAATGGCAAATTATGCTCAATACTATGAGAAAAAGGACACTGCTCAAGGAAATGCGGCCAGTGGCTCT gTGAGAAAAGGTCCCATCCGAGCGCCCACTAATTTGCGTGCGACCGTCCGATGGGATTACCAGCCCGATATTTGCAAGGACTATAAAGAGACCGGCTACTGCGGCTTCGGAG ACAGTTGCAAATTCCTGCACGACCGTTCGGACTACAAATTCGGCTGGCAGTTGGAGCGCGAAGCAGCCGACGGAAGCTACGGCGCTGACGACGATGATCCTTCCAAGTACGAAATCCACTCCGATAACGAAGACTTGCCTTTCAAGTGCTGGATTTGCAGGGATTCGTTTAAGAATCCAGTCATGTCTAA GTGCAAACACTATTTCTGCGAGAAATGTGCGTTAGAGAATTACAAGAAAACGTCAAAGTGCGCCGTGTGTAATGCGCAGACCAATGGTGTATTTAAGCCGGCAAAGGATATCATCGAGCGCATGTCGAACGCCGCCGAAGAGACTAAAACGCAAAAGGCCACCAACTCGGACTCTCCACTTGATTCTGATTCTGATTAG
- the ENGase gene encoding cytosolic endo-beta-N-acetylglucosaminidase, which translates to MDMYEELCKSPCKGDCTECVPLLSVQEVLDWRPDERPWPLRPLSPRTACSSVGTSHLCHQTQWRPTKLLDRRTVPRTLVCHDMKGGYLDDRFVYGSDKHADYRFFHWAGVDIFVYFSHKFVTIAPPVWVNAAHLHGVLILGTVITEWDSGKKLLEEVLHGLKERRSQFVNQLVSMCKHYGMDGWLINVENTVEPKDVAVLKELLQELTEAMHREISHSQVIWYDSVTRDGGLKWQNELNAENKLFFDVCDGIFLNYVWKEDGLARSVRQAEVRALDVYVGVDVFGRNCYGGGGFNTSAAVEKARAQGLSVALFAQGWVHECWALENFTPLEYTFWRKLWPLLHVHGPSGLPFDTSFCQGYGERKYKRGKVESQQPWHNLSLQMPQPCLPICVEDASQLPKGDAVSKEKVTTKFSGCVQHWPKDAYHGGGCLRLQRPTNIEVFGQRIYHKLFFCSFHVGEQDELSISYAIKSSQEGKEAPKDLALGLLFLDAAGGGYRDEYFGSETKGMNELLDEKTGWKLRNYVVPARGRRYKITEICVALDPNATDVLLGWLSISLN; encoded by the exons ATGGACATGTACGAGGAACTGTGCAAGTCTCCGTGCAAGGGTGACTGCACCGAGTGCGTGCCCCTGCTGAGCGTGCAGGAGGTGCTCGATTGGCGGCCGGACGAGCGGCCGTGGCCGCTGCGGCCGCTGTCGCCGAGGACTGCGTGCAGCAGCGTCGGCACGTCGCACCTCTGCCACCAGACGCAGTGGCGGCCGACCAAGCTGCTCGACAGGCGCACCGTGCCCAGAACGCTCGTCTGCCACGACATGAAGGGCGGATACCTCGACGACAG GTTTGTGTATGGAAGTGATAAGCATGCTGACTACCGGTTCTTCCACTGGGCTGGCGTGGACATTTTTGTCTACTTCAGCCACAAGTTCGTGACGATTGCGCCTCCAGTTTGGGTCAACGCGGCGCACCTCCACGGTGTCTTAATCCtag GTACGGTGATAACCGAGTGGGACTCTGGAAAGAAACTGTTGGAAGAGGTGCTTCACGGCTTGAAAGAGCGGCGGTCGCAGTTCGTAAACCAGCTGGTGAGCATGTGCAAGCACTACGGCATGGACGGCTGGCTGATAAACGTGGAGAACACGGTGGAGCCGAAAGACGTGGCCGTGCTCAAAGAGCTGCTTCAGGAGCTGACGGAGGCGATGCACCGCGAGATCAGCCACTCGCAGGTGATCTGGTACGACAGCGTGACCAGGGACGGCGGCCTCAAGTGGCAGAACGAGCTCAACGCCGAGAACAA GCTGTTCTTTGACGTCTGCGACGGCATCTTCCTCAACTACGTGTGGAAGGAGGACGGACTGGCCAGGAGCGTCCGGCAGGCCGAGGTCAGGGCCCTCGACGTCTACGTCGGGGTTGATGTCTTCGGACGCAACTgctacggcggcggcggatttAACACCAGTGCC GCGGTTGAGAAGGCGAGAGCCCAGGGCCTGTCAGTGGCCTTATTCGCGCAGGGCTGGGTGCACGAGTGCTGGGCGCTGGAGAACTTCACGCCGCTCGAATACACTTTCTGGCGCAAACTGTGGCCGCTGCTGCACGTCCACGGACCGTCCGGCCTGCCCTTTGACACGTCCTTCTGCCAGGGATACGGCGAGAGAAAGTACAAACGCGGAAAG gTGGAAAGCCAGCAGCCGTGGCACAACCTGAGCCTGCAGATGCCGCAGCCGTGTTTGCCGATTTGCGTGGAGGACGCGTCGCAACTGCCGAAGGGCGACGCCGTGAGCAAGGAGAAGGTGACCACCAAGTTCAGCGGCTGCGTGCAGCACTGGCCCAAGGACGCCTACCACGGCGGCGGCTGTCTCCGCCTCCAGCGCCCGACCAACATCGAGGTCTTCGGCCAACGCATCTACCACAA GTTGTTCTTCTGCTCGTTCCACGTGGGTGAGCAGGACGAGCTGAGCATTTCTTACGCCATCAAAAGTAGTCAAGAGGGAAAAGAGGCGCCCAAGGATCTCGCTCTCGGCTTGCTCTTCCTCGATGCTGCCGGAGGAGGTTATCg AGACGAGTATTTCGGCTCTGAAACTAAAGGAATGAATGAGTTGTTGGATGAGAAAACCGGCTGGAAACTGAG GAATTATGTGGTGCCGGCAAGGGGACGAAGATACAAAATCACCGAAATTTGCGTCGCTTTGGACCCCAACGCGACGGACGTGCTGCTTGGCTGGCTGTCCATCTCCTTAAATTGA
- the LOC135943048 gene encoding 26S proteasome non-ATPase regulatory subunit 9 — translation MDMEVCVDDDSAHLTRNAVLELIKQKDEIEANIRQLTSVLEQNKNVGMHGDLIDNQGFPRSDIDVYQVRHARHRIICLQNDHKALMQQIESGLHDVHAEIRKTNIERFTVAGENNFEATGEPFVRVNLVVPNSPAEHAGLQLEDLIVEFGTVNWRNFKDLQDVNKVVQASVNMPIHVKVRRQGTYVSLRLTPKTWSGRGLLGCNIIPVENVER, via the exons ATGGACATGGAGGTTTGTGTCGATGATGATTCTGCACATTTGACCAGGAACGCcgttttggaattaattaagcaaaaggACGAAATCGAAGCAAATATTAGACAGTTAACTTCAGTTCTCGAACAG aacaaaaacgTCGGCATGCATGGAGATTTGATCGACAACCAAGGATTCCCCAGGAGCGACATCGACGTTTACCAAGTTCGACATGCCAGACACAGAATAATTt GCTTGCAAAACGACCACAAGGCTCTCATGCAGCAAATTGAAAGCGGTCTGCATGATGTACATGCTGAAATTCGCAAAACCAACATCGAACGCTTCACGGTTGCTGGAGAAAACAACTTTGAGGCCACAGGAGAGCCATTCGTGCGGGTCAACCTGGTGGTTCCCAACTCTCCAGCCGAACATGCT ggtCTGCAGCTGGAAGATTTGATCGTGGAGTTCGGGACAGTCAACTGGCGCAACTTCAAAGACCTGCAGGACGTCAACAAGGTGGTGCAGGCGTCTGTGAACATGCCAATCCACGTCAAGGTCAGGCGACAGGGCACCTACGTCAGCCTCAGGTTGACGCCCAAGACGTGGAGCGGCAGAGGCCTTCTTGGGTGCAACATCATACCAGTGGAAAATGTTGaacgataa